In Gemmatimonadota bacterium, one genomic interval encodes:
- the msrP gene encoding protein-methionine-sulfoxide reductase catalytic subunit MsrP has translation MRTRKPSDIRSSEITPEDVYVNRRHFIRNAALGVAALGLAPRTLRALDRGPRQQIPARFANMKSELGEDLNPYSDVTTYNNFYEFGSRKEDPSRNSGDFQPQPWTVRIEGHVNKPGDYQLENFIGPSNMEDRVYRMRCVEAWSIVVPWRGFPLSDVINRAEPTGDAKFIEFKTVVRPEEMPGQRTRMLDWPYVEGLRMDEAMNPLTLMTTGVYGMDLPNQNGAPLRLIMPWKYGFKGIKSIVSMNFVEEMPRNTWWVQNRREYGFYANVNPEVDHPRWTQARERRLGEIRRRPTLMFNGYADQVQSMYAGMDLTRWI, from the coding sequence ATCCGGACTCGCAAGCCCAGTGACATCCGCTCTTCGGAGATCACGCCCGAAGATGTCTATGTGAACCGGCGGCACTTCATACGGAACGCAGCTCTCGGCGTGGCAGCGTTGGGGCTCGCTCCCAGGACGTTACGTGCGCTCGACCGCGGCCCGCGCCAACAGATCCCGGCCCGCTTCGCGAACATGAAGTCCGAGCTCGGTGAGGATTTGAATCCGTACTCGGACGTCACGACGTACAACAACTTCTACGAGTTTGGCTCACGCAAAGAGGACCCGAGCCGGAACTCCGGCGACTTCCAGCCGCAACCGTGGACGGTCCGGATCGAGGGGCACGTCAACAAGCCGGGCGACTATCAGCTCGAGAACTTCATCGGGCCGAGCAACATGGAGGATCGGGTCTATCGCATGCGCTGCGTGGAGGCGTGGTCGATCGTCGTGCCCTGGCGCGGCTTTCCGCTCTCCGACGTGATCAACCGAGCGGAGCCGACGGGTGACGCCAAATTCATCGAGTTCAAGACGGTCGTGCGCCCGGAGGAGATGCCGGGGCAGCGCACGCGCATGCTCGATTGGCCCTACGTCGAGGGGCTGCGCATGGACGAGGCGATGAACCCGCTCACGCTCATGACGACCGGCGTGTACGGCATGGATCTGCCGAACCAGAACGGCGCACCGCTCCGGCTCATCATGCCGTGGAAGTACGGCTTCAAGGGCATCAAGTCGATCGTGAGCATGAACTTCGTCGAAGAGATGCCACGCAACACGTGGTGGGTGCAGAACCGGCGCGAGTACGGCTTCTACGCCAACGTGAATCCTGAGGTCGATCACCCGCGCTGGACTCAGGCGCGCGAGCGCCGTCTCGGCGAAATCCGCCGGCGCCCGACGCTCATGTTCAACGGGTACGCCGACCAGGTCCAGTCGATGTACGCAGGCATGGATCTCACCCGTTGGATTTAG